From the genome of Bombus vancouverensis nearcticus chromosome 4, iyBomVanc1_principal, whole genome shotgun sequence:
TCTATTATGACCAATATCTTTTGCTGTTTGTTGCACTCCACGTCTTTCAAAGCATAAACTTAAAACAGCACCCACATATTCAGCTAGTATCAAAATTATAAGTTAtaagtatttttttttaattaactatactatatgtaaaatttaattaataatatattaaatatacttgGTGCTATAATAGATCCTAACACCATAGGTTCATATAATTCTTCTACAATGTTAGGATCAGGAAACTTTGCAGGATTATTGAACGAAATCATATCAGTTTTGTATTCTTTAATATTCTTTTTGCCAAAAATTTTTGCTTTATATGTAACGCTAGGTGTTGTCACAATTGAACATGTACCATATTCTTGCTCAAGTCGTTGCATAAATACTTCCATATGTAGTAAACCTAAAAATCCAAGTCTCCAACCATGTCCAAGAGCTAcactaaaaaaaagaagatataaaGTGCTTAGATAAAGTAAGTAGATATAAAATATGTCTATTATTTTGTACCTGTATGTCTTCCATTTTATTTAACTGATTTAATAGGcttagaaaatattagaaaaaaataCCTAGTTTCCATTTCAATAGTAACGCTACTATCAttcaatgttaatttttcaataGCAGTTCTCATAACTTCAAATTGCGATTTTTCAATTGGATAGACGCCTGAAAAAACCATTGGTTTTGGAGTTTTAAATCCTAATAAAGGTTCAGCAACATGATCTTTTAAATGTAATGTATCTCCAATAATCATTTCCTTGGAAGACCTCATGTTGCATGAAATACATCCTATTTGACCTGCGAACCTAAAATATActattatgttattatattatgttatattattatataattaataatgtaatattttcataaaattcatatttacaatttatttacattttcttcaGAAGGTCTCAATAGTGACATATTTTTAACTTCGTACGACTTCTTAGTATACATTGAAACAATATGTAGTTTAAGGGATAAAGATCCTTCCTTAATATATATCAATAAAATTGTTCCTTTATATTTATCATACCAACTGTCAAATATCAAAGCTCTGAAAGGTTTGTCTCTACATACATCAGGTGGTGGGATTCTTTCTACTATGGCATCTAAGACTTTAAGCACTCCAGTACCTAATTTAgcagatatttttaaaacatccgactctgttatATCAAATAATGTTTCTAATTGATTTATAACTCTCTCAGGTTTGGCAAATTTTAAatctattttattaattactggTATTATAACTAGATTATTTTTCATAGCTAAGTGAAAGTTAGCCACAGTTTGTGCTTGTACACCATCATTAGCATCTACTACCAGAACTACTCCTTGGCAAGGAGCTAATGAACGATGTACTTCAGCAGAGAAATCAACATGACCAGGTGTATCTATTAAATTAAGAAGATATTTAATTcctttatatgtataattaagtGAGGCTGTTTGTGCTTTAACTGTGATTCCACGTTCTTTCTCAACTTGTAGTTTATCTAATATTTGTTCACCAGAGTTAATTTTCACTGCACCTGTTATTTCCAAAAGTCTATCAGCAAGTGTGCTTTTGCCATGATCAACATGTGCCACAATGCTaaagtttctaatattttctattgGTAAATCATATTCTTTGGTAACTTCTGAGTTTGTAgaataaaatctattaaaataatataaatgttgCCTACAAACCAAACACATGATTAATATCAGTTTCAAACAATATTTTATccctttatttaaaatatttagaattttaaacataaaaagtACAGAATATTTGAAAAAGGGGTATAATACTTACCTTATGCGTATTTGgttaattttacaatttctatGAAGTGACCATACatcataaataaatttgtttatctTCATAATGAAATGATATAGTCGTTATTTAAGCACCAAAAGTGCGCAAATAGATATTCAAATATAATAAGTTGTCTTTATTAACGTATTATTTTCGGTTCTATTCATACATATGATTTGGTCATACATATagttataatataatgattaaatcattattttgtactttattaaaattttaaattatatcgttaacaatatttacgagtaaataagaaaatttaaaattaaactcATACTGGACTTTTCATTGATCAATCAACGATAACGTCAACAAAATTGTTACTTAGTGTACAAATAATGAGGTTATGTAGATTATGCTTATATATATAGTGTCTATCCAACGAGATGAGACAGTAAACGTAAATATTATTTGACTGCTACAGCTGCAATATACAGATTAAACATACTTAATCTACAATCTACATATGTATCTCCgtatatattatttgaaatgGAAGAGTTAGATTCATTACAGAATATCAAATAGAATATGGAATATATTGTGATgtctttatataaaaaatgtatgtaaaaTTAAAACAAGAAGTATCAAACAAGATTACTTTGCTGTAAACATGGGGTAAAAAATTCTATCGCATTTAATAAACTTAGAATCTGCTAGATCTAAACTTTAGTATAATGTTAAGAAATTAAATTCGATACTCGTCTTAAATTAAGAATAATATTAAAGTAACTGTTGATGTTGCTAAACATTATAATTAGGCTTAAATCATTTCAGAATCTTTAAaaattactaattaattaaaatgataaGCCTCTATCTTACGTATATGCTGtataaatttaaatgaatataATAGTGAATAAATGAACATTACGAGTATGGAACATATGAGTGAGGCCAACAAAATATTACAACATATTTATACAcaatttattagtttcataTTGTATTAGGCTGTATCATTGCACTCTTTTACTTCTGAATGGTAGGTGCAGACTGATTGGATGATTTGGAATCTCGCATAGAAGCGCTACGTCTTCGTTTTAGTTCTTCTTGACGCCTATTCTTAGCTTCCTTTTGCCGTTGTGCTAACAGCTTCGCATATTCTGCTGCTTGTTGCTTGCGGGCCAAGCAACGCCTCCTCTTTAGAGCCAGTCTATGCCTCTTTCTCTatataaagatatttttattttattataaacccCATACTTGTGGAAAAGTTTTAACCGAAACAAACCACTAATATAGTacagatacatatatgtacaaacCTGGAGTGTAAGTGGGGTAATAAGACGTTGAATTTTAGGAGCTTTCGACCGCTGTGGTTTGCCCTCTTTTTGAATTGGTCGTTTCACAACGAATCGACGGACATCATCTTCCTTGGATAAATTAAATAGCTTGCGAATTTTGCTTGCCCTCTTGGGTCCTAAACGCCGCGGTACTTCCTTGTCAGTTAAATCCGGGATATCCTGTAACAATTTAATCAACTTATACATTAAATGCTTCGCTGTACATTGAGAAAAAGTGCAAATTACATAACACAGTTTATCAAATCAAGAGACGATATTTAATTTTCCTCgtttaataatcgataataagtCAATTCTAATACACGCTCTGAAACATGGATAATAGATAGAAAGTACAGACAAATTAAtaccttttctccttttttgaCAATGACGAGAGCAAGTACTGACAGGTTGGAATCGACAATGCATCCACGAACAGATTTACGTTTACGCTCACCATCACGTCTAGGTCTATAGCATGAATGTCCTTTTGAGAGCAGTAAACGTACGCGCCCTAGATAcaggaatttttaaaaaattaaaatcaatgcATTGTATCAAATCTATAAAATTCATAAACACATAAAGCTGttacaaatgaaattaaaatataaaatgcttGTGTTACCGTTAGTCAGAACACCCTGTTTCATAGGAAATCCTTGTTTATCATTGCCGCCCGAGATACGAACGACATATCCTTTCCATTCGTTACCGAGAGCATCAGCCTCTACTTCTGCGCCCATAcgcttttcataaaaaattctcAGCTTATGCTCATCGGAGATTTCAAACAGTTTCTGACATCCTGTTGCAGGATATGATACATTCAACTAGAAAACACATAAATATCATACAGAATATGCAAAGATTTAACAGCCTTTGTCAGTTTATTCAACGTAcataatcaaataaaaaatgttctATATACATAGCTGCATAAagctttattaaaaagttagaacaaaaattcaaattacaAGGGGAATTGTAAGAAACTCGTAATTATTATGGTATAAAACAATAGTAGATATATCACCTTGTAGTAAGGCTTCAACTGACTTATATTTATAAAGTATTTTTTGCTTGATAATAACCATAAAATATATTCACAAAGGTCGGCTGTTTATACTTGTACAGTGAAATATAGGTTAAACGTCTAAGACATTTTAATGAGGTTATGCTTATTTCCattttataataatgaaaattgtaaATCTTAATGCTCTATatgaagaaaaattaattatttctcttttaCATATGACCTGCTTTATGTTCTTCATAATGACAAAGTTAAATAAAATgtgttatattttaatactgGTTAAGCATACAGATAAACGAATGTTTCATAAATTAGATATAtctaaaattattcataacaTTTCAATAGACAAATTTGCATGGAAACAGTTCGTAATATTTGTTAGGTTTTGAAATTTACATTGGTTACGTACTTTCATTGTGACAAATATCAAGCAGTGCAGCGACCTATAAATAGAAAGACCGTATATCACACTTGCGGACAATGAGCACGTAATAGAGTACGTACACCGGATATCCGGTTTAAGTCCAATGAAATATTAAAGTGAAAATAACAATAAACAAAATCCTCACAAATCTGTAAACAAATCATATTcatatttatgtttattatattcgaaacgttataatatatgtcgggtttacattagaa
Proteins encoded in this window:
- the LOC117160909 gene encoding small ribosomal subunit protein eS6-like isoform X1, with product MKLNVSYPATGCQKLFEISDEHKLRIFYEKRMGAEVEADALGNEWKGYVVRISGGNDKQGFPMKQGVLTNGRVRLLLSKGHSCYRPRRDGERKRKSVRGCIVDSNLSVLALVIVKKGEKDIPDLTDKEVPRRLGPKRASKIRKLFNLSKEDDVRRFVVKRPIQKEGKPQRSKAPKIQRLITPLTLQRKRHRLALKRRRCLARKQQAAEYAKLLAQRQKEAKNRRQEELKRRRSASMRDSKSSNQSAPTIQK
- the waw gene encoding translation factor waclaw, translating into MKINKFIYDVWSLHRNCKINQIRIRQHLYYFNRFYSTNSEVTKEYDLPIENIRNFSIVAHVDHGKSTLADRLLEITGAVKINSGEQILDKLQVEKERGITVKAQTASLNYTYKGIKYLLNLIDTPGHVDFSAEVHRSLAPCQGVVLVVDANDGVQAQTVANFHLAMKNNLVIIPVINKIDLKFAKPERVINQLETLFDITESDVLKISAKLGTGVLKVLDAIVERIPPPDVCRDKPFRALIFDSWYDKYKGTILLIYIKEGSLSLKLHIVSMYTKKSYEVKNMSLLRPSEENVNKLFAGQIGCISCNMRSSKEMIIGDTLHLKDHVAEPLLGFKTPKPMVFSGVYPIEKSQFEVMRTAIEKLTLNDSSVTIEMETSVALGHGWRLGFLGLLHMEVFMQRLEQEYGTCSIVTTPSVTYKAKIFGKKNIKEYKTDMISFNNPAKFPDPNIVEELYEPMVLGSIIAPTEYVGAVLSLCFERRGVQQTAKDIGHNRTLFQFLLPLNEIIVDFHDTLKQATSGYGTFDYEDHNYQPTDILKLNIALNGNVVEELSTIVHISKARTTGRQICERLLDILPRQLFEIVIQAIVSGKVIARETLKPYKKDVTAKLYGGDITRRMKLLAQQAQGKKKMKMIGKISIPRETFIDLFKK
- the LOC117160909 gene encoding small ribosomal subunit protein eS6-like isoform X2, whose amino-acid sequence is MGAEVEADALGNEWKGYVVRISGGNDKQGFPMKQGVLTNGRVRLLLSKGHSCYRPRRDGERKRKSVRGCIVDSNLSVLALVIVKKGEKDIPDLTDKEVPRRLGPKRASKIRKLFNLSKEDDVRRFVVKRPIQKEGKPQRSKAPKIQRLITPLTLQRKRHRLALKRRRCLARKQQAAEYAKLLAQRQKEAKNRRQEELKRRRSASMRDSKSSNQSAPTIQK